From one Oncorhynchus keta strain PuntledgeMale-10-30-2019 chromosome 30, Oket_V2, whole genome shotgun sequence genomic stretch:
- the LOC118363797 gene encoding protein sprouty homolog 2-like has translation METSTQNGSGGGGSAGLLRTLRDSGRLHRPHHAQERQPDPGVNPSQQAPVLSLDQIRITGSSNEYTEGPTVGPIVVPRPPGSLPTQQKNDLVVPLDLGTNEQLEPQDSRPNQRNLLPQLPQPTHSTVPPRDALSLSSSTEGSRNSPRTSTGSTSSVQRLLGSPAVSERIIRTQPKRVELKQEELKPLASTVGGAVVVTVPGGGAPAAREGLLGKHVYRCEDCGRCKCQECMCPRALPSCWMCGRRCVCSVQNAVDYGTCVCCVKGLFYHCSSDDEDTCADKPFSCSQSHCCVRWSAMGFLSLFLPCLMCYLPAKGCLAACQSCYDRVKRPGCRCKNTNVVHCKSVDCKPT, from the coding sequence ATGGAGACCAGTACTCAAAATGGCAGTGGTGGCGGAGGGTCGGCCGGCTTGCTGCGTACTCTGCGTGACAGCGGGAGGCTACACCGGCCTCACCATGCCCAGGAACGGCAGCCCGATCCTGGGGTAAACCCCAGCCAGCAGGCCCCTGTGCTCTCGCTGGACCAGATCAGGATCACCGGGAGCAGTAATGAGTACACAGAGGGACCAACGGTGGGACCCATTGTGGTCCCTAGGCCCCCTGGCTCCTTGCCCACCCAGCAGAAGAATGACCTGGTGGTGCCACTGGACCTGGGGACCAATGAGCAACTGGAGCCCCAGGACTCCAGGCCCAACCAGAGGAACTTACTTCCCCAACTTCCTCAGCCCACACACTCCACAGTCCCCCCTAGGGATGCCCTATCTCTTTCTTCTAGCACAGAGGGCTCCAGAAACAGCCCGAGAACCAGTACAGGCAGCACGTCTTCCGTGCAGAGGCTCCTGGGTAGCCCGGCGGTTAGCGAACGGATAATCAGGACCCAGCCCAAACGGGTGGAGCTTAAACAGGAGGAATTGAAGCCCCTGGCGAGTACGGTCGGAGGGGCGGTGGTGGTCACGGTGCCCGGTGGCGGTGCCCCTGCCGCTAGGGAGGGGCTGCTGGGTAAACATGTCTACCGCTGTGAGGACTGTGGCCGGTGCAAGTGCCAGGAGTGCATGTGCCCGCGCGCCCTGCCCTCCTGTTGGATGTGCGGCCGACGGTGCGTATGCTCGGTGCAGAACGCGGTGGACTATGGGACTTGCGTGTGCTGCGTCAAGGGCCTGTTCTATCACTGCTCCAGTGACGACGAGGATACATGCGCAGACAAGCCCTTCTCCTGCAGCCAGTCGCACTGCTGCGTGCGCTGGTCGGCCATGGGCTTCCTTTCCCTGTTCCTACCCTGTCTCATGTGCTACCTCCCAGCTAAAGGGTGTCTCGCCGCGTGCCAGAGCTGCTACGACCGCGTCAAGCGACCGGGGTGCCGGTGTAAGAACACTAACGTTGTCCACTGTAAGAGCGTTGACTGTAAGCCAACGTAA